tcttactgtatttatttaactgctgtattaaagcagtagagcactcgaggagggagttatcaccaataacatcacggctgtgatgatctacggccaccagatcacagccgggatgttatttTTGCGAAAACGCACCCCCTCTCGTCTTCTATTGCTTAAGCACTAATCTACACCAacaaaacaagaataaataatttattctATCCTTGTTCATTTTGGCTTTTGAATTGTTTGTGGAAAatcgttttttgtttttataacaGGAGAAAATCCACATTAACACATCAACATACCAGCATTCACCTCCCACCTCTACAATTCAGCTGCTAAATTTCGACTGAAAAAGCTGAAATTGGCCCTTACCACCAATGCCGCCAAAGCCTTTCACAAACTGCGACCCCTCCTGGCTCTTATCAGTCACGATCTCCAGTGTGGCCCCGAATTTCTTGTAGTTGTTGGCAAACCACTCGAGCAGCGGCATGCTCTCTATGAGTTCATGCTCCTGCCCCGTCTACAACAGAGGTACAGACTCGGCTCATACATGTGCAGCTAATAAAACATACCGAGTTTAAAAAGCTAGTAAGGATTAAATCAGTACAGACTGTTTTATTAAAGTCCACACTATAAGCTGTTTCTAAAGCAATACTGGACTACTACACTCCCACAGGCTCATTTGGTTTTTCAAATTCCaattgtaaacaaaacaaaaattgatCATGCCTAATTGATCATGCCTAATTGATCATGCCTAATTGATCATGCCTAATTGATCATGCCTTTGTgctcaaaaataaacaaataaacaaaaacagcttctttTCAAGTTGATCAATATATTTATGGCTCTAGGCTGAAAAGCTCATCTGGTCCAAACAACAAATAACGGTGCTCAACAAACTGCTGCATTATTTTATCAGACTTTTAGTGGCAGTTACTACAACTAGTCCCTCAATCTGTTACAATTTACTCCACATCTACCATCAACACCACTTACAGCTGAAGTGCTCACAAACAGTAGATGCTTGAAACAAAAATATGTAGGTTGCTTGTAAACCAAATGAATACTGCACATATgctaaaaatgactaaaatttactttattactaaacttttaaacactaaaaatgaTTCAGCTAaaccctctcctctcctgtatTCATTCGGATGTGCATTTGGTATCAGCTGGCCTTGGCAAAGGAAGCAAATTAACCACGTTAACAAGTGAAATGAGAGTTTGTATTATTCTATCTAAATCTAATTAGTTACACCAGACAGGTCAGTTTTGCTCTGAAGCGGTCAATTTTTACCTCACCTCTTTGTCCGTGAAGTGAGACTTGTCCTTTTCCTGCTCTGGTGTCAGATATAGTGTCTTCTCATCTAATCAGGAAAAGGTACAGGATTATCAGGGCTGTTCTGTGAGACAGAAAGAATCCAAGAGTGCAAAACTTTTACATAAATACCGTTTTCCGGCGAGCTGCCCTCGGCTCCGTGGCAGCGAAGGACGTAGCGCATAGTGTCCAGGTTCTCATAAACAATGAGGATCTCCACGGCTCCCATCTCCAGCGCTTTGAGCGTGTCCTCCACTCCAAAGCAGTACTTCCCCGTGTCCTGACTGATCTCGTCAAAGTAGCGACCTGAAGAGGGACGCAATGACGTTTTTTAAGGTATTAAATCAAGACAACATGGTTAACAACTGGCCAGCATATTTGGACCAAACTGATTTAGGTTTGTTGGATCAATTAAACGTCTTGAATCATTAATATGGCCATGAACGTGTGAgggttggtcaggatgctcaaaTAGGCGAGTCACAATTCACAGAAGTTCAATAAATGTGCTGATAAGTTAATAATAAGTTATCCTTTATTAGGATATCCAACAGTACagtttcacctccgcatttaacccatctgtgcagtgaaacccccacatacacactagtgagcctGGAGTGGTgcgcagccctatccacggcgcccggggagcagttgggggttaggtgtcttgctcaagggcacttcagtcatggactgtcggctcaggggatcgaaccggcgaccttgcggtcacaaggctggttccctaacgtCCAGCCCACAGCTATAAGGAGCTGGTAAACATGTGCCTTGTGTTAATATCTTAACGTTtccattttggttttatttccCCTTCAATATTATACAAGTACAATAATCGAGACAAAATTTGAGACTTTCTAATGTCTCGATCTAACGATTTAGCCTTAGCCTACAGCATGCTAACAAGCTAACACTAACTCAACATGTACTGTTAGATGCAGACACTCTGCTATACTGCGCAGCCTGATAAACACAGACTAACGTCTCAAAATCATCAGGATCCATTCTCAGGTTTGTTACCTATTAGTTTCTTCTCTTGGATGAATTTGACGTTGGATAGCACCTCAGCGGAGAGTTCGATGGCCTGATTGAATCCGTTCTCTCCTCCATAAGAAATGTCAACCAGTTTCAACACCTTCGCTTGTAATCTCTGCACGGAGACGGGGAAAACAAATGTCaataagtggggaaaaaataagcCACGGTGTGTGAAGAAAGACAACATTAAAAGCTGGGCAAGTTAGCCAAAGCAGATCACAATGCTTAAAAACATTTCCACAACGCACAGTGTGCTTCACAATAACATGCTTTTCTGATGACTTCAAACGCGTCCGAATGGAGAAAATGCACTGCAAAACTGTCTTTTCCACATTTGtgcatgcagttgttcagtgttctatgAGTAGTGACTACACACAAGacctgaggaaaaaaaaaggagcaaACTTTGACAATTTAACAAAGATGATAAcatacacactgatcaggcacaacatgatgaccacctccttgtttctacgctcactgtccatcttatcagctccacttactgtatagctgcactctgtagttctacacttacagactgtagtccatctgtttctctgctacttttaccctgttcttcagtggtcaggacccccatggaccctcacagagcaggtactatttgggtggtggatcattctcagcactgcagtaacactgacgtggtggtggcatgttagtgtgtgttgtgctggtctgagtggatcagacacagcagtgctgctggagtttttaaacacctcagtgtctctgctggactgagaatagtccaccaaccaaaaatatccagccaacagcgtcctgtgaccactgatgaaggactagaggatgacgaacacaaactgtgcagcagcagatgagctgtcgtctctgactttacatctacaaggtggaccgacgaggcaggagtgtctaatagagtggacagtgagtggacactgtgtttaaaaactccagcagcactgctgtgtctgatccactcataccagcacaacacacactaacacaccaccaccaccatgtcagagaatgctgacaatgatccaccatccaaatagtacctgctctgtgagggtccatggaggtcctgaccactgaagaacagggtaacagagtatcagagaaacagatggactacagtctgtaactgtagaactacagagtgcagctatacagtaagtggagctgataaagtggacaatgagcatagaaacaaggaggtggtcatgatgttacgcccaATCCGTGTATCTTTCTGGCCACCCCTGTATGGCACACGCAGAGGAACATACCGGGTCAAACATGTCTGATTGGCTAAGCTCAGTCTTGAAGTCAGCTGATCCAGCAAGAACCATCCCAGCCACGTTGACCTTGTCATTGGACACAAATAGCTGCACGGCCGTCTCTGCCACCTTTCTCACGTAGTTGTGTCTCTTCTCCATTCTCAAACGTGCAAAACGCAGAGCGGACTGACCTCCTCGGCCTGACAGAAGACCACAAAGAACAGTGAGCAAAGACCTCAAACTGACAGACGcaaattacatcacattacTGTAGTTTTGGGGCAGATCCACAGTAAACAGGCTCTCAATCACCATGACTGCAATACTGTAATTCATTTACCTTTTGTTTATGAGGCACAGAAggaaagcaaatgtttaaactattgacctcagcagggagtttatcacaatatacattagaataaagtcgtattcataattcaaataaacagaaaaacaataaaaagcaacaagaatttctcgggtccgtatttttcctggacaccttcacagccgccacagagactcgttaatatcatcaattacatcatgagctcaatttactgagcactgattcaaaccaggagctgctttttaactacatataatactgggcttcctcgaggagcggcttggagatgggtaaacaaacacacaaacatccaaaaaaatcacatattaaTTAAGATTATAAACATtcagtttattcaaatattaacacttttctcagcaaataaacagattttgaaaatgtgtcttgggtgcctaagactttctcacagta
The DNA window shown above is from Pygocentrus nattereri isolate fPygNat1 chromosome 18, fPygNat1.pri, whole genome shotgun sequence and carries:
- the etf1b gene encoding eukaryotic peptide chain release factor subunit 1b, whose product is MADDPSAADRNVEIWKIKKLIKSLEAARGNGTSMISLIIPPKDQISRVAKMLADEFGTASNIKSRVNRLSVLGAITSVQQRLKLYNKVPPNGLVVYCGTIVTEEGKEKKVNIDFEPFKPINTSLYLCDNKFHTEALTALLSDDSKFGFIVIDGSGALFGTLQGNTREVLHKFTVDLPKKHGRGGQSALRFARLRMEKRHNYVRKVAETAVQLFVSNDKVNVAGMVLAGSADFKTELSQSDMFDPRLQAKVLKLVDISYGGENGFNQAIELSAEVLSNVKFIQEKKLIGRYFDEISQDTGKYCFGVEDTLKALEMGAVEILIVYENLDTMRYVLRCHGAEGSSPENDEKTLYLTPEQEKDKSHFTDKETGQEHELIESMPLLEWFANNYKKFGATLEIVTDKSQEGSQFVKGFGGIGGILRYRVDFQGMEYQGEDDEFFDLDDY